In one Nicotiana sylvestris chromosome 8, ASM39365v2, whole genome shotgun sequence genomic region, the following are encoded:
- the LOC104217887 gene encoding kinesin-like protein KIN-6 isoform X3 produces METKSPCPPYTVTVRRNPPRRARPTPSSAVPTTLPRSPPRNISSFPIEDILSIEVPEKQLLTEHPSSSENLKVYLRVRPLISQRETAKIEKTAAEMKKTTKNAWPKNPKSTNALPKKLKKSNEVCVTVNDAHSVTLLPPQSLQDAKRIKSEVYEGFSHVFSSQASQREVYEDIVSPLVEDFLKGKSGMLAALGPSGSGKTHTIFGCGRDPGMVPLALRRILSQEEGEKKKSRRIFYLSMFEISSEKGKSEKIFDLSQDGADLCIQQSSIKGVREAVLYDAQQAESLIACGLLKRATAMTNSNSQSSRSQCIINIRCEYKRADGKVGDNSNSAVLTIVDLAGAEREKKTGNQGVRLLESNFINNTSMVFGLCLKSLLEHQKNPRKPMQKHFQNSLLTRYLRDYLEGKKRMALLLTVRPGEEDYLDTSFLLRQASPYTKIKFDIVEEHGILKHNKRPVQTTPSTGKLKRMKLSRIENCEINQRSDECPKLPNEEAAVEGVNDSLADVLVQSEEIITIEANERNILRVDHVELERKERNHQILQNFGKALWKVLKEYKRKLEVAENEICTLRDCLSNEKTRSTELENQLRDWQSNCCCRKGVSSEESSREEDEFRGKGSLDCEARQSTDQNEVDENETCTPRHCMIIEKTRWAELENELMDWQSNCCCRKGVSSEVSFREVDELRRKSSLDLEDHQSIGCNEVTSEAYSCHLEGSAHARNDERLDSTIAQQLESSIEDATGVEDLMKPNEMKAEITQLNGIATAVLSGSHSCTNQEYEQEEESSGNSVVRTSKATFINRDENNLLEEDRTLFDSVLPECTVNSSESSLLVENNSSFPVVEDQTQNEEDKTAKTLKSSCEDATGVEDLKIPDGMKAESADLNGKANALLSGSPSCPDQEYEREENFFDSVVSTSQATSINRDETSLLEEDHTLFDSVLPEYTVNSSESSLFIENNRSFPVVEDQTQNKEDKTAQQLESSIGDATGVEDLMKPNEMKAEITRLNGKATAVLSGSRSCTDQEDGQEMESSGNSKVLNPIGVEDLNPTGVQDLMKPNEMKAEITRLNGKATAILSGSRSCTDQKDGQEMESSVCTSQATFINEDEASPFEEDHALFDSVLPECTVNSSESSVVVEYNNSFAVVENQTQSEEDKKPLGPSTMLMPEEVVHALGCHDNNTPEAVTKHGSCTKLQNADRPKRRLLPVSSILLKDIGNIDFKDENEKPKGVKAEKKGASRKNRTQGSTSLIRLLKDNLGI; encoded by the exons ATGGAGACGAAATCGCCATGTCCGCCGTACACGGTGACCGTTCGCCGGAACCCTCCCCGGAGAGCAAGACCGACACCATCCTCCGCTGTTCCTACTACGCTTCCCCGATCGCCGCCGCGAAACATCTCTTCATTCCCCATTGAGGATATTCTATCAATAGAAGTCCCTGAAAAACAACTTCTTACAGAGCATCCATCATCATCAGAGAATCTCAAGGTATATCTGAGAGTCCGACCGTTAATTTCTCAACGAGAAACAGCGAAAATAGAAAAAACGGCTGCTGAAATGAAGAAAACAACTAAAAATGCTTGGCCTAAAAACCCTAAGTCCACCAATGCGTTGCCGAAGAAGCTCAAAAAGAGCAATGAAGTCTGTGTGACAGTGAATGATGCACATTCCGTTACCCTATTGCCTCCGCAGAGCTTACAAGACGCCAAACGTATTAAATCAGAAGTTTATGAAGGTTTTTCACATGTCTTCTCGTCACAAGCTTCTCAG AGGGAAGTGTACGAAGATATAGTGAGTCCTTTAGTTGAGGATTTTTTGAAGGGTAAGAGTGGAATGTTAGCTGCATTGGGACCAAGTGGTTCTGGGAAGACTCATACCATCTTTGGCTGTGGAAGGGACCCTGGTATGGTGCCTCTTGCTCTTCGTCGAATTTTATCACAGGAAGAAGGAGAGAAGAAGAAGTCACGAAG GATATTTTATTTGTCCATGTTTGAGATCTCTTCTGAGAAAGGAAAATCTGAAAAGATATTTGATTTATCACAAGATGGGGCTGATTTATGCATCCAACAATCATCTATTAAAGGCGTGCGAGAG GCCGTACTTTATGATGCGCAGCAAGCTGAATCGTTAATCGCATGTGGACTTTTAAAACGTGCGACAGCTATGACGAATTCAAACAGTCAATCTAG TCGTTCACAGTGCATCATAAATATCCGCTGTGAATATAAGAGGGCAGATGGAAAAGTTGGTGATAACTCAAACAGTGCTGTGCTGACTATAGTTGACCTTGCTGGAGCTGAGAGGGAAAAGAAAACTGGAAATCAG GGGGTTAGATTGCTCGAAAGTAATTTTATCAACAACACTTCGATGGTGTTTGGCCTGTGCTTAAAG TCATTACTGGAGCATCAGAAGAACCCCAGAAAACCTATGCAGAAACACTTTCAAAACTCTCTG TTGACCAGATACTTACGAGATTATTTGGAAGGGAAGAAGCGGATGGCACTG CTTCTAACTGTAAGACCTGGGGAAGAAGACTACCTTGATACTTCTTTTCTGCTAAGGCAGGCTTCACCATATACAAAAATCAA GTTTGACATTGTTGAAGAACATGGGATTTTAAAGCACAATAAGAGGCCTGTGCAAACAACGCCTAGCACGGGGAAGCTTAAAAGAATGAAGTTGAGTCGAATTGAAAATTGTGAG ATCAATCAAAGAAGCGATGAATGTCCTAAACTTCCGAATGAAG AAGCTGCTGTGGAAGGAGTGAATGACAGCTTGGCAGACGTTCTTGTTCAGTCTGAGGAGATCATCACTATTGAAGCAAATGAGAGGAATATTCTCAGAGTTGATCACGTGGAAttggaaagaaaagagagaaatcatCAGATTCTGCAAAATTTTGGAAAGGCTTTGTGGAAAGTCTTGAAAGAATACAAGAGAAAACTTGAG GtggctgaaaatgaaatttgCACCCTCAGAGATTGCTTAAGTAATGAGAAAACTAGATCCACTGAACTAGAGAATCAACTGAGGGATTGGCAAAGTAACTGCTGCTGCAGGAAAGGAGTTTCAAGTGAGGAATCCTCCAGAGAAGAGGATGAATTCAGAGGAAAAGGTTCATTAGATTGTGAGGCGCGTCAATCCACTGATCAGAATGAG GTGGATGAAAATGAAACCTGCACTCCTAGACACTGCATGATCATCGAGAAAACAAGATGGGCTGAACTAGAGAATGAACTGATGGATTGGCAAAGTAACTGCTGCTGCAGGAAGGGGGTTTCAAGTGAGGTTTCCTTCAGAGAAGTGGATGAACTCAGAAGAAAAAGTTCTTTAGATCTTGAGGATCATCAATCTATTGGCTGCAACGAG GTGACATCTGAAGCTTATTCTTGTCATTTGGAAGGATCTGCGCATGCGAGAAATGATGAGCGGCTTGACTCCACT ATTGCACAGCAGCTCGAAAGTTCTATTGAAGATGCTACTGGTGTTGAAGATCTGATGAAACCAAATGAAATGAAAGCAGAGATTACACAGTTGAATGGCATAGCAACTGCTGTATTAAGCGGGTCACACTCTTGCACTAATCAGGAGTACGAGCAAGAAGAAGAAAGTTCTGGTA ATTCTGTAGTCCGCACTTCCAAAGCGACTTTCATAAACAGAGACGAGAACAACCTGTTGGAAGAGGACCGCACGCTTTTTGATTCAGTACTTCCAGAATGTACAGTCAACTCTTCTGAGTCATCTCTCCTCGTTGAAAATAACAGCTCTTTTCCAGTGGTGGAGGACCAAACACAAAATGAAGAGGACAAG ACTGCTAAGACGCTCAAAAGTTCTTGTGAAGATGCTACTGGTGTTGAAGATCTGAAGATTCCAGATGGAATGAAAGCAGAGAGTGCAGATTTGAATGGCAAAGCAAATGCTTTGTTAAGTGGGTCACCCTCTTGCCCTGATCAGGAGTACGAGCGAGAAGAGAATTTTTTTG ATTCTGTAGTAAGCACTTCCCAAGCCACTTCCATAAACAGAGACGAGACCAGCCTGCTGGAAGAGGACCACACGCTTTTTGATTCCGTACTTCCTGAATATACAGTCAACTCTTCTGAGTCATCTCTCTTCATTGAAAATAACCGCTCTTTTCCAGTGGTGGAGGACCAAACACAAAACAAAGAGGATAAG ACTGCTCAGCAGCTCGAAAGTTCTATTGGAGATGCTACTGGTGTTGAAGATCTGATGAAACCAAATGAAATGAAAGCAGAGATTACACGTTTGAATGGCAAAGCAACTGCTGTATTAAGTGGGTCACGCTCTTGTACTGATCAGGAGGACGGGCAAGAAATGGAAAGCTCTGGTAATAGTAAAGTTCTGAATCCTATTGGTGTTGAAGATCTAAATCCTACCGGCGTTCAAGATCTGATGAAACCAAATGAAATGAAAGCAGAGATTACACGTTTGAATGGCAAAGCAACTGCTATATTAAGTGGGTCACGCTCTTGTACTGATCAGAAGGACGGGCAAGAAATGGAAAGTTCTG TCTGCACTTCCCAAGCAACTTTCATAAACGAAGATGAGGCCAGCCCGTTCGAAGAGGATCATGCGCTTTTTGATTCAGTACTTCCAGAATGTACAGTCAACTCTTCTGAGTCATCTGTCGTCGTTGAATATAACAACTCTTTTGCAGTGGTGGAGAACCAAACACAAAGTGAAGAGGACAAG AAACCATTGGGTCCATCGACAATGTTAATGCCCGAGGAAGTTGTACATGCTCTAGGATGCCATGATAACAACACACCTGAAGCAGTTACCAAACATGGTTCCTGCACTAAACTTCAGAATGCAGATAGGCCAAAAAG GAGACTTCTACCAGTTTCGTCTATCTTATTAAAAGATATAGGCAATATAGACTTCAAGGACGAGAATGAGAAACCAAAG GGAGTCAAGGCAGAAAAGAAAGGAGCTTCTCGTAAGAACAGAACTCAGGGCAGCACTTCGCTTATTCGTTTGCTCAAGGATAATCTTGGTATCTAG
- the LOC104217887 gene encoding kinesin-like protein KIN-6 isoform X1, protein METKSPCPPYTVTVRRNPPRRARPTPSSAVPTTLPRSPPRNISSFPIEDILSIEVPEKQLLTEHPSSSENLKVYLRVRPLISQRETAKIEKTAAEMKKTTKNAWPKNPKSTNALPKKLKKSNEVCVTVNDAHSVTLLPPQSLQDAKRIKSEVYEGFSHVFSSQASQREVYEDIVSPLVEDFLKGKSGMLAALGPSGSGKTHTIFGCGRDPGMVPLALRRILSQEEGEKKKSRRIFYLSMFEISSEKGKSEKIFDLSQDGADLCIQQSSIKGVREAVLYDAQQAESLIACGLLKRATAMTNSNSQSSRSQCIINIRCEYKRADGKVGDNSNSAVLTIVDLAGAEREKKTGNQGVRLLESNFINNTSMVFGLCLKSLLEHQKNPRKPMQKHFQNSLLTRYLRDYLEGKKRMALLLTVRPGEEDYLDTSFLLRQASPYTKIKFDIVEEHGILKHNKRPVQTTPSTGKLKRMKLSRIENCEINQRSDECPKLPNEEAAVEGVNDSLADVLVQSEEIITIEANERNILRVDHVELERKERNHQILQNFGKALWKVLKEYKRKLEVAENEICTLRDCLSNEKTRSTELENQLRDWQSNCCCRKGVSSEESSREEDEFRGKGSLDCEARQSTDQNEVDENETCTPRHCMIIEKTRWAELENELMDWQSNCCCRKGVSSEVSFREVDELRRKSSLDLEDHQSIGCNEVTSEAYSCHLEGSAHARNDERLDSTIAQQLESSIEDATGVEDLMKPNEMKAEITQLNGIATAVLSGSHSCTNQEYEQEEESSGNSVVRTSKATFINRDENNLLEEDRTLFDSVLPECTVNSSESSLLVENNSSFPVVEDQTQNEEDKTAKTLKSSCEDATGVEDLKIPDGMKAESADLNGKANALLSGSPSCPDQEYEREENFFDSVVSTSQATSINRDETSLLEEDHTLFDSVLPEYTVNSSESSLFIENNRSFPVVEDQTQNKEDKTAQQLESSIGDATGVEDLMKPNEMKAEITRLNGKATAVLSGSRSCTDQEDGQEMESSGNSKVLNPIGVEDLNPTGVQDLMKPNEMKAEITRLNGKATAILSGSRSCTDQKDGQEMESSDFVVCTSQATFINEDEASPFEEDHALFDSVLPECTVNSSESSVVVEYNNSFAVVENQTQSEEDKKPLGPSTMLMPEEVVHALGCHDNNTPEAVTKHGSCTKLQNADRPKRRLLPVSSILLKDIGNIDFKDENEKPKGVKAEKKGASRKNRTQGSTSLIRLLKDNLGI, encoded by the exons ATGGAGACGAAATCGCCATGTCCGCCGTACACGGTGACCGTTCGCCGGAACCCTCCCCGGAGAGCAAGACCGACACCATCCTCCGCTGTTCCTACTACGCTTCCCCGATCGCCGCCGCGAAACATCTCTTCATTCCCCATTGAGGATATTCTATCAATAGAAGTCCCTGAAAAACAACTTCTTACAGAGCATCCATCATCATCAGAGAATCTCAAGGTATATCTGAGAGTCCGACCGTTAATTTCTCAACGAGAAACAGCGAAAATAGAAAAAACGGCTGCTGAAATGAAGAAAACAACTAAAAATGCTTGGCCTAAAAACCCTAAGTCCACCAATGCGTTGCCGAAGAAGCTCAAAAAGAGCAATGAAGTCTGTGTGACAGTGAATGATGCACATTCCGTTACCCTATTGCCTCCGCAGAGCTTACAAGACGCCAAACGTATTAAATCAGAAGTTTATGAAGGTTTTTCACATGTCTTCTCGTCACAAGCTTCTCAG AGGGAAGTGTACGAAGATATAGTGAGTCCTTTAGTTGAGGATTTTTTGAAGGGTAAGAGTGGAATGTTAGCTGCATTGGGACCAAGTGGTTCTGGGAAGACTCATACCATCTTTGGCTGTGGAAGGGACCCTGGTATGGTGCCTCTTGCTCTTCGTCGAATTTTATCACAGGAAGAAGGAGAGAAGAAGAAGTCACGAAG GATATTTTATTTGTCCATGTTTGAGATCTCTTCTGAGAAAGGAAAATCTGAAAAGATATTTGATTTATCACAAGATGGGGCTGATTTATGCATCCAACAATCATCTATTAAAGGCGTGCGAGAG GCCGTACTTTATGATGCGCAGCAAGCTGAATCGTTAATCGCATGTGGACTTTTAAAACGTGCGACAGCTATGACGAATTCAAACAGTCAATCTAG TCGTTCACAGTGCATCATAAATATCCGCTGTGAATATAAGAGGGCAGATGGAAAAGTTGGTGATAACTCAAACAGTGCTGTGCTGACTATAGTTGACCTTGCTGGAGCTGAGAGGGAAAAGAAAACTGGAAATCAG GGGGTTAGATTGCTCGAAAGTAATTTTATCAACAACACTTCGATGGTGTTTGGCCTGTGCTTAAAG TCATTACTGGAGCATCAGAAGAACCCCAGAAAACCTATGCAGAAACACTTTCAAAACTCTCTG TTGACCAGATACTTACGAGATTATTTGGAAGGGAAGAAGCGGATGGCACTG CTTCTAACTGTAAGACCTGGGGAAGAAGACTACCTTGATACTTCTTTTCTGCTAAGGCAGGCTTCACCATATACAAAAATCAA GTTTGACATTGTTGAAGAACATGGGATTTTAAAGCACAATAAGAGGCCTGTGCAAACAACGCCTAGCACGGGGAAGCTTAAAAGAATGAAGTTGAGTCGAATTGAAAATTGTGAG ATCAATCAAAGAAGCGATGAATGTCCTAAACTTCCGAATGAAG AAGCTGCTGTGGAAGGAGTGAATGACAGCTTGGCAGACGTTCTTGTTCAGTCTGAGGAGATCATCACTATTGAAGCAAATGAGAGGAATATTCTCAGAGTTGATCACGTGGAAttggaaagaaaagagagaaatcatCAGATTCTGCAAAATTTTGGAAAGGCTTTGTGGAAAGTCTTGAAAGAATACAAGAGAAAACTTGAG GtggctgaaaatgaaatttgCACCCTCAGAGATTGCTTAAGTAATGAGAAAACTAGATCCACTGAACTAGAGAATCAACTGAGGGATTGGCAAAGTAACTGCTGCTGCAGGAAAGGAGTTTCAAGTGAGGAATCCTCCAGAGAAGAGGATGAATTCAGAGGAAAAGGTTCATTAGATTGTGAGGCGCGTCAATCCACTGATCAGAATGAG GTGGATGAAAATGAAACCTGCACTCCTAGACACTGCATGATCATCGAGAAAACAAGATGGGCTGAACTAGAGAATGAACTGATGGATTGGCAAAGTAACTGCTGCTGCAGGAAGGGGGTTTCAAGTGAGGTTTCCTTCAGAGAAGTGGATGAACTCAGAAGAAAAAGTTCTTTAGATCTTGAGGATCATCAATCTATTGGCTGCAACGAG GTGACATCTGAAGCTTATTCTTGTCATTTGGAAGGATCTGCGCATGCGAGAAATGATGAGCGGCTTGACTCCACT ATTGCACAGCAGCTCGAAAGTTCTATTGAAGATGCTACTGGTGTTGAAGATCTGATGAAACCAAATGAAATGAAAGCAGAGATTACACAGTTGAATGGCATAGCAACTGCTGTATTAAGCGGGTCACACTCTTGCACTAATCAGGAGTACGAGCAAGAAGAAGAAAGTTCTGGTA ATTCTGTAGTCCGCACTTCCAAAGCGACTTTCATAAACAGAGACGAGAACAACCTGTTGGAAGAGGACCGCACGCTTTTTGATTCAGTACTTCCAGAATGTACAGTCAACTCTTCTGAGTCATCTCTCCTCGTTGAAAATAACAGCTCTTTTCCAGTGGTGGAGGACCAAACACAAAATGAAGAGGACAAG ACTGCTAAGACGCTCAAAAGTTCTTGTGAAGATGCTACTGGTGTTGAAGATCTGAAGATTCCAGATGGAATGAAAGCAGAGAGTGCAGATTTGAATGGCAAAGCAAATGCTTTGTTAAGTGGGTCACCCTCTTGCCCTGATCAGGAGTACGAGCGAGAAGAGAATTTTTTTG ATTCTGTAGTAAGCACTTCCCAAGCCACTTCCATAAACAGAGACGAGACCAGCCTGCTGGAAGAGGACCACACGCTTTTTGATTCCGTACTTCCTGAATATACAGTCAACTCTTCTGAGTCATCTCTCTTCATTGAAAATAACCGCTCTTTTCCAGTGGTGGAGGACCAAACACAAAACAAAGAGGATAAG ACTGCTCAGCAGCTCGAAAGTTCTATTGGAGATGCTACTGGTGTTGAAGATCTGATGAAACCAAATGAAATGAAAGCAGAGATTACACGTTTGAATGGCAAAGCAACTGCTGTATTAAGTGGGTCACGCTCTTGTACTGATCAGGAGGACGGGCAAGAAATGGAAAGCTCTGGTAATAGTAAAGTTCTGAATCCTATTGGTGTTGAAGATCTAAATCCTACCGGCGTTCAAGATCTGATGAAACCAAATGAAATGAAAGCAGAGATTACACGTTTGAATGGCAAAGCAACTGCTATATTAAGTGGGTCACGCTCTTGTACTGATCAGAAGGACGGGCAAGAAATGGAAAGTTCTG ATTTTGTAGTCTGCACTTCCCAAGCAACTTTCATAAACGAAGATGAGGCCAGCCCGTTCGAAGAGGATCATGCGCTTTTTGATTCAGTACTTCCAGAATGTACAGTCAACTCTTCTGAGTCATCTGTCGTCGTTGAATATAACAACTCTTTTGCAGTGGTGGAGAACCAAACACAAAGTGAAGAGGACAAG AAACCATTGGGTCCATCGACAATGTTAATGCCCGAGGAAGTTGTACATGCTCTAGGATGCCATGATAACAACACACCTGAAGCAGTTACCAAACATGGTTCCTGCACTAAACTTCAGAATGCAGATAGGCCAAAAAG GAGACTTCTACCAGTTTCGTCTATCTTATTAAAAGATATAGGCAATATAGACTTCAAGGACGAGAATGAGAAACCAAAG GGAGTCAAGGCAGAAAAGAAAGGAGCTTCTCGTAAGAACAGAACTCAGGGCAGCACTTCGCTTATTCGTTTGCTCAAGGATAATCTTGGTATCTAG